Proteins encoded together in one Bacteroides ovatus window:
- a CDS encoding DUF6249 domain-containing protein, producing MKNFLLALMVVLTTCTLAVAQTTVVRDSIGKVKVTVTKDNKANTNNTAVTVIGVDTADADSADVNANSSNVSTTHGKASFTFDSDDSDFPFHNVSAGGGILVAIIAIIAVFGFPVFILFVIFFFRYKNRKARYRLAEQALAAGQPLPAEFIRENKTVDSRSQGIKNTFTGIGLFIFLWAITGEFGIGAIGLLVTFMGIGQWIIGSKQQTQDTNATRMHTGNKDEKKNPNNVRTDSFEIIPSESEEKDKGVNEEKNDENK from the coding sequence ATGAAAAATTTTCTATTAGCATTGATGGTTGTACTGACCACTTGCACACTGGCTGTTGCCCAGACCACCGTTGTTCGTGATTCCATCGGGAAAGTAAAAGTAACTGTGACCAAAGACAATAAAGCAAATACGAACAATACTGCTGTCACAGTGATTGGTGTAGACACAGCAGATGCTGATTCTGCAGACGTAAATGCAAACTCAAGTAATGTTAGCACCACTCATGGCAAAGCCAGCTTCACATTCGATTCGGATGACAGCGATTTCCCCTTCCACAATGTTAGTGCCGGCGGAGGTATTCTGGTAGCAATCATTGCAATCATTGCTGTATTCGGATTTCCGGTATTCATTCTATTTGTAATCTTCTTCTTCCGTTATAAAAACCGGAAAGCACGTTATCGCCTTGCCGAACAGGCACTTGCTGCCGGCCAACCGCTTCCGGCAGAGTTTATCCGCGAAAACAAAACAGTCGATTCGCGTTCACAAGGCATCAAGAACACCTTTACGGGTATCGGTCTTTTCATCTTCCTCTGGGCAATCACCGGCGAATTCGGAATTGGAGCTATCGGCTTACTCGTTACATTCATGGGTATCGGACAATGGATTATCGGTAGCAAACAACAGACTCAAGACACAAATGCTACCCGGATGCATACGGGTAATAAGGATGAAAAAAAGAACCCGAATAACGTTAGAACCGATAGTTTCGAAATCATCCCTTCCGAATCCGAAGAGAAAGACAAAGGAGTAAACGAAGAAAAGAACGACGAGAATAAATGA
- a CDS encoding RNA polymerase sigma factor has product MSQLNDISLVAQVVVFKNTRAFDQLVKEYQSPIRRFFLNLTCGDSELSDDLAQDTFIKAYTNIASFRNLSSFSTWLYRIAYNVFYDYIRSRKETADLDTREIDAINSTEQENIGQKMDVYQSLKMLKEVERTCITLFYMEDISIDKIAGIVGVPSGTVKSHLSRGKEKLATYLKQNGYDRNRQ; this is encoded by the coding sequence ATGAGCCAACTCAATGATATATCGTTAGTCGCACAGGTCGTGGTGTTCAAGAACACCAGGGCCTTTGACCAGTTGGTGAAGGAGTATCAGTCGCCCATCCGACGATTCTTCCTGAACCTGACTTGCGGCGACAGCGAATTGAGTGACGACCTTGCGCAAGATACATTTATTAAAGCGTATACGAACATTGCCTCTTTCCGGAACTTGTCAAGTTTCTCTACGTGGCTGTATCGTATTGCTTATAATGTTTTTTATGATTATATTCGCAGCCGGAAAGAGACAGCCGACTTGGATACAAGAGAAATAGACGCCATCAACAGCACCGAACAGGAGAATATCGGGCAAAAAATGGATGTCTACCAGTCGCTCAAAATGCTTAAAGAAGTGGAAAGAACCTGCATCACGTTGTTCTACATGGAGGACATTAGTATCGACAAAATTGCAGGGATTGTAGGAGTACCGTCAGGGACAGTGAAAAGCCATCTGTCACGCGGGAAAGAAAAATTAGCAACGTATTTAAAACAAAACGGTTATGACAGAAATAGACAATGA
- a CDS encoding DUF5056 domain-containing protein, producing the protein MTEIDNDKLLRDFFAENKQEIADNGFSRRVMHHLPDRSNRLARIWSAFVMTVAAALFVWLGGLEATWGTIREVFIGMINHGTSSLDPKSIIIAAVVLLFMATRKVASMA; encoded by the coding sequence ATGACAGAAATAGACAATGATAAGCTCTTGCGCGATTTCTTCGCAGAAAACAAGCAGGAAATAGCAGATAACGGATTCAGTCGCCGTGTCATGCACCACTTACCCGATCGTAGTAATCGCCTGGCTCGTATCTGGAGCGCTTTCGTGATGACTGTGGCGGCCGCACTTTTTGTATGGTTAGGTGGATTGGAAGCAACTTGGGGAACCATAAGAGAAGTATTTATCGGTATGATTAATCATGGCACTTCAAGCCTTGATCCGAAGTCAATTATTATCGCAGCTGTTGTACTATTATTCATGGCTACACGAAAGGTAGCTTCTATGGCATAA
- the cls gene encoding cardiolipin synthase — MKLRIFILFLFLPLLHVQADVIDSLMTQPRDSIGLTSDSLVLHFLEESGIPISDNNKVKLLKSGREKFIDLFEAIREAKHHVHLEYFNFRNDSIANTLFTLLAEKVKEGVEVRAMFDAFGNWSNNKPLKKRHLKKIREQGIEIVKFDPFTFPYINHAAHRDHRKIAVIDGKVAYTGGMNIADYYINGLPKIGTWRDMHMRIEGDAVNDLQEIFLTIWNKETKQNIGGEAYFPQHQEQTDSTNIVVAIVDRTPKKNSRMLSHAYAMSIYSAQKNVHIVNPYFVPTSSIKKALNRTIDRGVDVTIMVSSASDIPFTPDAALYKLHKLMKRGATVYMYNGGFHHSKIMMVDDLFCTVGTANLNSRSLRYDYETNAFIFDKKTTGELNNMFRNDIEHCTQLTPEFWKKRSPWKKFVGWFANLFTPFL, encoded by the coding sequence TTGAAGTTACGTATATTTATTTTATTTCTGTTCCTGCCTTTATTACATGTTCAGGCAGATGTCATCGACAGTCTGATGACGCAGCCCAGAGACTCAATCGGACTAACAAGTGATTCCCTAGTATTGCATTTCTTGGAAGAATCGGGAATCCCTATATCTGATAATAATAAAGTAAAACTGCTAAAAAGCGGGCGGGAGAAATTTATCGATTTATTTGAGGCCATCCGGGAAGCTAAACACCATGTTCATCTGGAATATTTCAACTTCCGAAATGACTCCATTGCCAATACTTTATTCACTTTGTTAGCCGAAAAAGTGAAGGAAGGAGTTGAAGTACGAGCTATGTTTGATGCTTTCGGAAACTGGTCGAACAATAAACCGCTTAAAAAGAGACATCTCAAAAAAATACGTGAACAAGGAATCGAAATCGTAAAGTTTGACCCGTTCACCTTCCCTTATATCAATCACGCCGCTCACCGGGATCATCGTAAAATAGCTGTTATCGATGGAAAAGTAGCATATACAGGCGGAATGAATATCGCGGATTATTATATCAACGGACTACCCAAAATCGGAACCTGGCGTGATATGCACATGCGTATCGAAGGAGATGCCGTCAATGATTTGCAGGAGATTTTCCTGACTATCTGGAACAAAGAGACTAAACAGAATATAGGAGGAGAAGCTTATTTTCCTCAACATCAGGAACAGACAGACAGCACGAATATCGTTGTAGCAATTGTAGACCGTACCCCGAAAAAGAATAGCCGTATGTTGAGTCATGCCTATGCCATGAGCATTTACTCGGCACAAAAGAATGTTCATATTGTTAATCCTTATTTTGTACCGACCTCTTCCATCAAAAAGGCATTGAACCGTACAATCGACCGGGGAGTAGATGTAACAATCATGGTTTCCTCCGCTTCCGATATCCCGTTTACTCCGGATGCTGCACTTTACAAGTTACATAAACTAATGAAAAGAGGAGCTACTGTCTATATGTACAACGGAGGATTCCACCATTCAAAAATAATGATGGTAGACGACTTGTTCTGTACAGTCGGTACTGCCAACCTGAACAGCCGCAGTCTACGATATGACTACGAAACCAACGCTTTCATTTTTGATAAAAAAACAACCGGTGAATTGAATAATATGTTTCGAAATGATATCGAGCATTGCACCCAACTGACACCGGAATTTTGGAAAAAGCGTTCTCCATGGAAGAAGTTCGTCGGCTGGTTTGCTAATTTATTCACTCCATTTTTGTAA
- a CDS encoding thymidylate synthase: MKQYLDLLNRVLTEGTKKDDRTGTGTISIFGHQMRFNLDEGFPCLTTKKLHLKSIIYELLWFLQGDTNVKYLQEHGVRIWNEWADENGDLGHIYGYQWRSWPDYNGGFIDQISEVVETIKHNPDSRRIIVSAWNVADLNNMNLPPCHAFFQFYVADGRLSLQLYQRSADIFLGVPFNIASYALLLQMMAQVTGLKAGDFVHTFGDAHIYLNHLEQVKLQLSREPRPLPQMRINPDVKSIFDFKFEDFELVNYDPHPHIAGAVAV, from the coding sequence ATGAAACAATATCTGGATTTACTCAATCGTGTACTTACCGAAGGCACGAAAAAAGATGATCGTACCGGAACCGGAACAATCAGTATCTTCGGTCATCAAATGCGTTTTAACCTTGATGAAGGCTTCCCGTGCCTGACAACCAAAAAACTGCATCTGAAATCAATCATATACGAATTGCTTTGGTTTCTGCAGGGAGATACAAATGTGAAATACCTTCAGGAACATGGAGTACGTATTTGGAACGAATGGGCGGATGAAAATGGTGACCTAGGGCATATCTATGGCTACCAATGGCGTTCATGGCCTGACTATAACGGTGGATTTATCGACCAGATCAGTGAAGTGGTGGAAACAATCAAACATAATCCGGATTCACGCCGTATCATTGTAAGTGCTTGGAATGTAGCAGATTTGAATAATATGAATTTGCCTCCCTGCCATGCTTTTTTTCAGTTTTATGTAGCAGACGGACGATTGAGTCTGCAACTGTATCAACGCAGTGCTGATATTTTTCTTGGTGTTCCTTTTAATATTGCTTCATACGCATTATTGCTGCAAATGATGGCACAAGTGACGGGATTGAAAGCCGGAGATTTTGTCCACACCTTTGGTGATGCGCATATCTACCTGAACCATTTGGAACAAGTGAAGCTCCAATTATCACGCGAACCTCGCCCATTGCCACAAATGAGAATCAATCCGGACGTGAAAAGCATCTTCGATTTTAAATTTGAGGACTTCGAGTTAGTAAACTATGATCCGCATCCGCATATTGCAGGAGCAGTAGCCGTGTAA
- a CDS encoding dihydrofolate reductase: MSKVSIIAAVDRRMAIGFENKLLFWLPNDLKRFKALTTGNTILMGRKTFESLPKGALPNRRNIVLSSNPDIVCPGAEVFPSLEAALKSCREDEHIYIIGGASIYQQAISFADELCLTEINSTASEADAYFPEVSQELWQEKSREAHPADEKHLCSYAFVDYVRK, encoded by the coding sequence ATGAGTAAAGTATCAATCATTGCTGCCGTAGACCGCCGCATGGCTATAGGCTTCGAGAATAAACTTCTTTTCTGGTTACCGAATGATTTGAAACGTTTCAAAGCATTAACTACCGGAAACACTATACTTATGGGACGCAAAACTTTCGAGTCATTACCGAAAGGCGCATTGCCCAATCGCAGAAATATCGTTTTATCTTCCAATCCGGATATAGTATGTCCCGGTGCGGAAGTTTTTCCTTCACTCGAAGCAGCTTTGAAAAGTTGTCGGGAGGATGAACACATTTATATTATAGGAGGGGCAAGCATTTATCAGCAGGCTATTTCTTTCGCTGACGAACTTTGCCTGACAGAGATAAACAGTACGGCTTCCGAAGCGGACGCCTATTTTCCGGAAGTATCCCAGGAGCTGTGGCAAGAGAAAAGCAGAGAAGCTCATCCTGCGGATGAGAAACATCTCTGCTCCTATGCTTTTGTTGATTACGTGAGAAAATAA
- a CDS encoding Lrp/AsnC family transcriptional regulator encodes MGHHQLDALDEQILKLIAGNARIPFLEVARACNVSGAAIHQRIQKLTNLGILKGSEYVIDPEKIGYETCAYIGIYLKDPESFDSVTKALEAIPEVVECHFTTGKYDMFIKIYAKNNHHLLSIIHDKLQPLGLARTETLISFHEAIKRQMPIMVDIEDED; translated from the coding sequence ATGGGACATCATCAATTAGATGCTTTAGATGAGCAAATTCTGAAACTGATTGCAGGGAATGCGCGTATTCCTTTTTTGGAAGTGGCAAGAGCATGTAATGTTTCCGGCGCTGCGATCCATCAGCGTATTCAGAAGCTTACTAATCTAGGAATATTAAAAGGTTCGGAGTATGTCATCGACCCCGAGAAAATCGGATATGAGACTTGCGCTTATATTGGTATATATCTAAAAGACCCCGAATCCTTTGATTCGGTAACAAAAGCGTTAGAAGCTATTCCCGAAGTGGTGGAATGCCATTTCACTACCGGAAAATACGATATGTTTATCAAAATCTACGCAAAGAATAACCACCACTTATTGAGTATTATTCACGATAAGTTGCAACCATTGGGCTTGGCACGTACCGAAACATTAATCTCCTTCCATGAAGCCATTAAGCGGCAAATGCCGATTATGGTCGACATAGAAGATGAAGATTAA
- a CDS encoding IgA Peptidase M64, protein MKHICCIILCFCTSIGSFAQNFADYFQNKTLRVDYIFTGDATQQAIYLDELSQLPTWAGRQHHLSELPLEGNGQIIVKDLASKQCIYQTSFSSLFQEWLSTDEAKETAKGFENTFLLPYPKQPVEVEVTLYSPRKKTMATYKHIVRPDDILIHKRGVSHITPHRYMLQSGNEKDCIDVAILAEGYTEKEMDVFYQDAQRTCESLFSYEPFRSMKSKFNIVAVASPSTDSGVSVPRENQWKQTAVHSHFDTFYSDRYLTTSRVKSVHNALAGIPYEHIIILANTDVYGGGGIYNSYTLTTAHHPMFKPVVVHEFGHSFGGLADEYFYDNDVMTDTYPLDVEPWEQNISTRVNFASKWKDMLPSGAPIPTPIAEKKKYPVGVYEGGGYSAKGIYRPAYDCRMKTNEYPEFCPVCQRAIRRMIEFYVP, encoded by the coding sequence ATGAAACATATTTGCTGTATCATTCTGTGTTTCTGTACTTCTATAGGAAGTTTCGCACAGAATTTTGCTGATTATTTTCAGAACAAAACATTGCGAGTGGATTATATTTTTACCGGGGATGCTACACAACAGGCTATTTATCTGGATGAGCTATCACAACTTCCTACCTGGGCAGGGCGTCAACATCATCTTTCGGAACTTCCACTGGAAGGTAACGGACAAATTATTGTGAAAGACCTTGCCAGTAAACAGTGTATCTACCAAACTTCATTCTCTTCTTTATTTCAAGAATGGCTGTCAACAGACGAAGCCAAAGAAACAGCCAAAGGATTTGAGAATACCTTTCTTCTTCCCTATCCCAAACAGCCTGTGGAAGTAGAAGTTACTTTGTATTCTCCACGAAAGAAAACAATGGCTACTTACAAACATATCGTGCGCCCGGATGACATATTGATTCATAAACGGGGAGTATCACATATTACTCCACATCGGTATATGCTGCAAAGTGGCAATGAAAAAGACTGCATAGATGTTGCTATCCTGGCAGAAGGGTATACAGAAAAAGAAATGGATGTATTCTATCAGGATGCACAACGTACCTGCGAAAGTTTATTTTCTTACGAGCCGTTCCGCTCCATGAAGAGTAAATTTAATATTGTTGCCGTAGCCAGTCCTTCTACAGACAGCGGTGTCAGTGTTCCTCGCGAAAACCAGTGGAAGCAAACAGCAGTTCATTCTCATTTTGATACCTTTTACTCGGACCGTTATCTGACTACCAGCCGGGTAAAGTCTGTCCATAATGCATTGGCAGGCATCCCCTACGAACATATCATTATCCTCGCTAACACAGATGTATATGGCGGAGGAGGAATATACAATTCTTATACGCTGACCACGGCTCATCACCCTATGTTCAAACCGGTGGTAGTACACGAATTCGGACACAGTTTCGGAGGATTAGCCGACGAATATTTCTATGATAATGATGTGATGACAGATACTTATCCGCTGGATGTCGAACCGTGGGAACAGAATATTTCAACACGGGTGAACTTCGCTTCCAAATGGAAAGATATGCTTCCGTCAGGTGCTCCGATCCCTACCCCTATTGCTGAAAAGAAGAAATATCCGGTGGGAGTATATGAAGGAGGCGGCTATTCAGCCAAAGGTATTTATCGCCCTGCCTACGACTGTCGCATGAAAACAAACGAATATCCGGAGTTTTGTCCGGTCTGTCAACGTGCCATCCGCCGAATGATTGAGTTTTATGTTCCTTAA
- a CDS encoding GNAT family N-acetyltransferase, with amino-acid sequence MIRLQPISTSDLQHYKFMEELLIDSFPPEEYRQLEQLREYTDRTGNFHNNIIFDDELPVGFITYWDFDSFYYVEHFATNPALRNGGYGKRTLEYLCNYLKHPIVLEVERPVEEMAKRRICFYQRQGFTLWKKDYYQPPYKPGDDFLPMYLMVHGELDCEKDFETIKRRIHKEVYGVKDN; translated from the coding sequence ATGATTAGACTTCAACCAATTAGTACGTCGGATTTACAACATTACAAATTCATGGAAGAGCTTCTAATTGATTCGTTTCCACCGGAAGAATACCGCCAGTTGGAACAACTACGCGAGTACACTGATCGTACAGGCAACTTTCACAATAACATCATCTTTGATGATGAGCTGCCAGTTGGCTTCATTACCTATTGGGATTTTGACAGTTTCTACTATGTAGAACACTTTGCAACCAATCCTGCTCTACGAAATGGAGGTTATGGAAAACGTACACTGGAATATTTGTGCAATTATTTAAAACACCCGATTGTATTGGAAGTAGAACGTCCGGTAGAGGAAATGGCAAAACGACGTATCTGTTTTTATCAACGTCAAGGCTTTACACTGTGGAAAAAAGACTATTACCAGCCTCCTTACAAGCCCGGAGATGATTTTCTCCCCATGTATTTAATGGTACACGGAGAATTGGATTGTGAAAAAGATTTTGAAACAATCAAAAGGAGAATACATAAAGAAGTATATGGAGTAAAAGACAATTAA
- a CDS encoding PKD-like family lipoprotein — MRKNIYGLLLLSLIMVLGSCYGDKGNYDYEDVNEITVDLGGTKYTYVVGNVARLEPTLTFATQEIAESELEYNWTLNGEFISDKRVLEFTVEKIASQVECQLRVTNPKTGLTYIGRTAMDFTQKYNLYGWLVLSKDEQASYLNFMTAAGTDSQIYEEHLKVYQEQNRETLPKETLGLLEHFRSGGSSSNPSSVWIVNPKADKCVDLEGAAFTKDLVLPDAFLEPSFTNNLKVKQIAELKWLTVVVDQDGKAYTRKKLSEKAFHTGKFLSTPLTFENKEVKVDRFLIIPEMRALNMAFVEGEKGQHQRILALMDYDKQSAGKVLQFTVKQEDYDKNGFYDVPKLHDLLDYEVVYLGYARPKTTGLTDGTYVMTLILKKGSEYLYQEYSVNKASTSNQITAVPSINKPISFGNLLEGAVIYTAPYINNRTYLLIGKGNDLYYVDRTTIDRDEPIKLKTFDAEVTALNAETSQGNQLGVGLSNGKFFVLSLKTANLGEILGDPDKKEFERYYQMNGRVFDIRYRFKYSNGWT, encoded by the coding sequence ATGAGAAAGAATATTTATGGTCTGCTGTTATTGTCTTTGATAATGGTTTTAGGAAGTTGCTATGGCGACAAAGGAAACTATGATTATGAGGATGTAAATGAGATAACAGTTGATTTAGGAGGTACTAAATATACCTATGTTGTAGGAAATGTAGCCAGATTGGAGCCGACTCTGACTTTTGCTACGCAAGAAATTGCAGAATCAGAATTGGAATATAACTGGACATTGAACGGTGAGTTTATCTCTGACAAACGGGTGTTGGAGTTTACTGTAGAGAAAATTGCAAGTCAGGTAGAGTGTCAGTTGCGTGTAACTAACCCGAAAACAGGTCTTACATATATTGGTCGTACGGCAATGGACTTTACGCAGAAATACAACTTATATGGTTGGCTGGTGTTATCGAAAGATGAACAGGCCTCTTATCTGAACTTTATGACTGCAGCGGGTACTGATTCGCAGATTTATGAGGAACATCTAAAAGTTTATCAAGAACAAAATAGAGAAACCCTTCCTAAGGAAACATTGGGGCTACTGGAACATTTCCGTTCGGGAGGTTCAAGTAGCAATCCTTCTTCTGTCTGGATTGTGAATCCGAAAGCTGATAAGTGTGTGGATTTGGAAGGTGCTGCTTTTACTAAAGACCTTGTTCTGCCGGATGCTTTCTTGGAACCCAGTTTCACAAATAATCTGAAAGTAAAACAGATTGCAGAATTAAAATGGTTGACCGTCGTAGTAGATCAGGATGGAAAAGCATACACGCGTAAAAAGTTATCGGAGAAAGCTTTTCATACAGGCAAATTCCTGTCAACACCATTGACTTTCGAAAATAAAGAGGTAAAAGTGGATAGATTTCTGATTATACCAGAAATGCGAGCCTTGAATATGGCGTTTGTAGAAGGTGAAAAGGGACAGCACCAACGTATTTTGGCTCTAATGGATTATGACAAGCAGTCCGCAGGTAAAGTGCTTCAATTTACAGTAAAGCAAGAAGACTATGATAAGAATGGCTTTTATGATGTGCCGAAGTTGCATGATCTGTTAGATTATGAAGTTGTGTATCTGGGTTATGCCCGTCCAAAAACTACTGGACTGACTGACGGTACGTATGTGATGACTTTGATTCTGAAAAAGGGAAGTGAGTATTTGTATCAGGAATATTCTGTCAACAAGGCTTCTACTAGCAATCAGATAACGGCTGTTCCATCCATCAACAAGCCAATTAGTTTTGGTAATTTGTTAGAAGGAGCTGTAATTTATACAGCACCTTATATTAATAATAGAACCTATTTATTGATAGGTAAAGGGAACGATCTTTATTATGTTGACCGTACAACGATAGACAGAGATGAACCGATAAAATTGAAAACATTTGATGCGGAAGTTACAGCTTTAAATGCGGAAACTTCACAAGGTAATCAACTGGGAGTCGGGTTATCCAACGGAAAATTCTTTGTTCTCTCTTTAAAAACTGCAAATTTAGGGGAGATTTTAGGAGATCCGGATAAAAAAGAGTTCGAGAGATATTATCAGATGAATGGCAGGGTATTTGATATTCGTTATCGTTTTAAATACAGTAACGGTTGGACTTAA
- a CDS encoding DUF4843 domain-containing protein — MKKIYLFLTAMVLVLTACEKDQIGRYDLGSYVYFTQKETVLQSFSFSYYPGLTTHSLEFEVNLMGDLLTEDKTFELYIDTEKTTATPEMYELDLHPVFHQGTPTDQITVTLKNPNDILKDKEVTLVFGIKENENFQPGFVGQRSITINFNDIASQPLWWDSTVESYLGAYDAYKLDEFIKCTGVNDLTGVDETLIRKYALDFKAYIEENGLDIDIPVY; from the coding sequence ATGAAAAAGATATATTTATTTTTGACTGCAATGGTCTTGGTGCTGACTGCATGTGAGAAAGACCAGATAGGCAGATATGATTTGGGATCGTATGTCTATTTTACACAGAAAGAAACCGTATTACAGAGCTTTTCTTTTTCTTACTATCCCGGACTTACCACTCATTCATTGGAATTTGAGGTGAATCTGATGGGAGACTTGTTGACGGAGGATAAAACTTTTGAATTATATATTGATACGGAAAAGACAACTGCTACTCCGGAGATGTATGAATTGGATCTTCATCCAGTTTTTCATCAGGGAACTCCTACTGACCAGATAACAGTGACTTTAAAGAATCCGAATGATATATTGAAGGATAAAGAAGTAACCTTAGTGTTTGGCATTAAGGAAAATGAGAATTTCCAGCCGGGTTTTGTTGGCCAGCGAAGTATCACAATAAACTTTAATGATATAGCTAGCCAACCTTTATGGTGGGATAGTACTGTTGAAAGTTACTTGGGCGCGTATGATGCTTATAAACTTGATGAGTTTATCAAATGTACGGGAGTCAATGACCTGACAGGTGTGGATGAAACCTTGATTAGAAAATATGCATTAGATTTCAAGGCATATATTGAAGAAAACGGATTGGATATTGATATTCCGGTTTATTAA
- a CDS encoding RagB/SusD family nutrient uptake outer membrane protein yields MKIKNIILVLCTSLTFCSCSDWLDVSPNNQVDGENLFNSGNGYRIALNGIYKQMSSQNLWGEELTWGMADVLGQQYTKSNLGSTDSKYWQACQYKYTDKTLEPVIQSIWSTAYNTIANCNELIKNIEGADPSIFQGKTLEQGLIRGEALALRAMLHFEVLRLFAPSVAADDGKKYVPYYATFPSVSEPYLTVKEVLAKIEKDLEEARGLVQTYDNQKGYKLLMTKSYRFEGGDLVTDMFYASRGFRMSYIAITALQARVFSYAGESKKAYDAASEVINYTDDNGEKMFTFTANASFNTNPKMKDDLIFALSNSKEVELFKAWDNMDEDAGMVSIDYDDYTEILDENANDRRWNESGGMVEIHSDYDWYCVISKKYMDDASYTDLDKRIIPVIRLSEMHYIRGEYLAETDPASGALELETVATNRGCTAGIFSYVSTLEEYQEAVLKDARKEFLGEGQLYYFYKKYNILPNSKANFIFPLPDNEMVY; encoded by the coding sequence ATGAAAATTAAAAATATTATATTAGTTTTATGTACGTCATTGACGTTTTGTTCCTGTTCCGATTGGTTGGATGTAAGTCCTAATAATCAGGTTGATGGAGAAAATCTGTTTAACTCTGGAAATGGCTATCGCATTGCTTTGAATGGTATTTATAAGCAGATGTCCAGCCAGAATCTTTGGGGAGAAGAACTGACATGGGGAATGGCTGACGTATTGGGACAGCAATATACCAAATCTAATTTGGGAAGCACGGACTCTAAATATTGGCAGGCCTGCCAGTATAAGTATACGGATAAAACACTGGAACCGGTTATTCAGAGTATCTGGTCTACCGCTTACAATACGATAGCCAACTGTAATGAATTGATTAAAAATATCGAAGGTGCCGATCCTTCCATCTTTCAGGGTAAAACACTCGAGCAGGGTCTGATTCGCGGAGAAGCATTGGCGTTAAGAGCGATGCTTCACTTTGAGGTTCTTCGTTTGTTTGCTCCCAGTGTCGCAGCAGATGATGGAAAGAAATATGTTCCTTATTATGCGACTTTCCCTTCTGTATCAGAACCCTACCTGACAGTGAAAGAAGTACTGGCTAAAATAGAGAAAGATTTGGAAGAGGCACGTGGTTTAGTGCAGACCTATGACAACCAGAAAGGTTATAAGTTATTAATGACCAAAAGTTATCGTTTTGAAGGCGGTGATTTGGTAACTGATATGTTTTATGCCAGTCGTGGTTTTCGTATGAGTTATATTGCTATTACTGCTTTACAGGCTCGCGTATTTTCTTATGCAGGAGAGTCGAAAAAAGCTTATGATGCAGCATCGGAAGTGATAAATTATACCGATGATAATGGAGAAAAGATGTTCACTTTTACTGCTAATGCCAGCTTTAATACGAATCCTAAAATGAAGGATGATTTAATTTTCGCTCTTTCAAATTCTAAGGAAGTAGAACTTTTCAAGGCGTGGGATAATATGGATGAAGATGCCGGAATGGTTTCTATTGATTATGACGATTATACAGAGATTTTAGATGAAAACGCAAATGACAGACGTTGGAATGAGAGTGGAGGTATGGTGGAAATTCATAGCGACTATGACTGGTATTGTGTGATTTCTAAGAAATATATGGATGATGCCTCTTATACGGATCTTGATAAACGTATTATTCCTGTTATCCGTTTGAGTGAAATGCACTATATACGTGGTGAATATTTAGCAGAAACAGATCCTGCAAGTGGAGCATTGGAGTTAGAAACTGTTGCAACAAATAGAGGGTGTACAGCTGGTATTTTCTCATACGTTTCTACTTTAGAGGAATATCAGGAGGCTGTTTTGAAGGATGCGCGTAAGGAATTTTTAGGTGAAGGTCAGTTATATTATTTTTATAAGAAGTATAATATACTTCCTAACTCAAAAGCCAATTTTATATTCCCATTGCCGGATAATGAGATGGTTTACTAA